A window of Pedobacter lusitanus contains these coding sequences:
- a CDS encoding RagB/SusD family nutrient uptake outer membrane protein, whose protein sequence is MKIFNIKYRVLAVGLLMLLSCFTFSCKKALENNLENATYENSFWQNEKDVDGAVLGAYALLRKSLFRDNCFFLWGDGPVGIFNSDDTNVSGMYTSGSFTVAYRQEGAHNWTNWFQIVSLSNLVLEKAGALPDAKFAAGRKNYLLGEAYFLRALSYFYMTRVWGDVPLQLTAITTADQVKLIGTTDEKLIMNQVIADATKASALLTWDGLGENQRIRASKASALALLAHASAWKNDYAKTVLYTDSLISRADLFNLEPKGAIRKVFSNTSSSENIFVIPSKYANNESSSNSTIAFLTVSSDIVKGMPNSNPTYWLSPIALDNLYSTDDARKKEFVAYRSVSDLKPNLVKYADIQNVGSDGKYDLRAESNLIIFRLADIILLKAEALNALGRDGEALTAINQIRTRSGVASVSSSSLLLKRDILLERERELIGEGQSYFDIVRNSRSYGIDGSGFYPSWMNKDRFSKKGWLWPINNSIINANSLISQNEWWKGRY, encoded by the coding sequence ATGAAGATATTCAATATAAAATACAGGGTACTGGCAGTTGGACTGTTAATGCTTTTGAGTTGTTTTACATTCTCCTGTAAAAAGGCACTCGAAAATAATCTGGAAAATGCGACTTATGAAAATTCATTCTGGCAAAATGAAAAGGATGTAGATGGAGCTGTTTTAGGTGCTTATGCACTTTTACGAAAAAGTCTGTTTAGGGACAATTGCTTTTTTCTGTGGGGAGATGGACCTGTCGGAATTTTCAATTCGGATGATACCAATGTTTCTGGTATGTATACCTCCGGATCATTTACTGTGGCTTACCGCCAGGAAGGGGCACATAACTGGACAAACTGGTTTCAGATTGTAAGTTTATCCAATCTGGTCTTAGAAAAAGCCGGTGCACTGCCAGATGCTAAATTTGCTGCGGGCCGTAAGAATTATTTATTGGGTGAAGCTTATTTTTTACGTGCTTTATCTTATTTCTATATGACCAGGGTATGGGGAGATGTTCCTTTACAGTTAACTGCGATTACGACAGCAGATCAGGTGAAATTAATTGGCACTACTGATGAAAAGCTGATTATGAATCAGGTTATTGCTGATGCAACTAAAGCATCTGCCTTGCTGACCTGGGATGGGCTGGGTGAAAATCAACGGATAAGAGCAAGTAAAGCTTCAGCACTTGCATTGCTTGCCCACGCTTCTGCCTGGAAAAATGATTATGCAAAAACAGTTCTTTATACTGATTCACTGATCAGCAGAGCCGATTTATTTAACCTGGAGCCTAAAGGTGCAATTCGTAAAGTATTCAGTAATACCAGCAGTTCTGAGAATATTTTTGTTATTCCGTCAAAATATGCTAATAATGAGTCCAGCAGTAATAGCACAATTGCCTTTTTAACAGTGAGTAGTGATATTGTTAAAGGAATGCCGAATTCAAATCCAACTTACTGGTTGTCACCTATCGCTCTTGATAATTTATACAGTACTGATGATGCCAGAAAAAAGGAATTTGTGGCTTACCGCAGTGTCAGTGATCTTAAACCTAATCTGGTTAAATATGCAGATATACAGAATGTCGGATCAGATGGGAAATATGATCTTCGTGCAGAAAGCAATCTGATTATATTCAGACTGGCTGATATTATTTTATTAAAAGCAGAAGCTTTAAATGCTTTAGGGAGAGACGGAGAGGCACTGACAGCAATTAATCAGATCCGTACCAGGTCGGGAGTTGCATCGGTTTCCAGTTCATCACTTTTACTGAAACGGGATATTTTACTGGAACGTGAACGTGAACTGATCGGGGAAGGGCAGAGCTATTTTGACATAGTTCGCAACAGCAGATCATACGGAATTGATGGAAGTGGCTTTTATCCTTCATGGATGAATAAAGACCGCTTTAGTAAAAAAGGCTGGTTATGGCCTATCAACAATAGTATCATTAATGCTAATAGTCTCATCAGTCAGAATGAATGGTGGAAAGGCCGCTATTAA
- a CDS encoding SusC/RagA family TonB-linked outer membrane protein — MKCTLPFIKVCCALLILQGIYSNADGKPLSLVSGNFKRINQPPKTLAIVIQGVVKDAQGIPIPGVTIYVKGRKNAMTSTDSSGSFKISVNENDIIIFRMIGFVDKEVPVNGKTNISVILKEDKNDLNEVIVTGYGSINRKKTTAAIASITSKDIENLPAASVDVLLQGKLPGVNVQNFSGQPGVKTSLVVRGNTKIPMSSANFNTDDLYSNPLYVIDGIPIGDDEIRAFDATGTNFLASLNPNDVESIDVLKDASAAALYGSRAANGVILIKTKRGKLGVPRISFNTYHGYTQKPKEVATLIGAAERRQKMDLIYNYGTDLQLRNQVPQLLTDSLNPAFNNNNDYQNLFYQSGAVQNYDISVSGGSEAVNYRIGAGLYNEKGVVINTGYKRYSFNSNVGVNISKNLELITSLRASSGKRLVGSEQPSYNNYRNLFKINPVSMPSSLLQLSGVDRDAALNPYSYKRNDNVNNDLTGSGELRLTFLKDFRVSTRAAISYSTSKQDYSSPSFLQDDGLAYSESISNLRQKYILTNNLVWIKTLAKKHNITATAVQEFESRRNESTDLYGSGVPNDNIKIVNGIPNGKLFGSTDLSTYAKLSYLGAMHYDYDGKYLIDASYRADASSRFGKNNKWGYFPAVSVGWMISNEEFIKKFSWVDELKLRASWGRAGDESSIGDNSRYNAYTYDAGYQGATSTSYGGKTVVIPDYRGITNDNITWQRSDELNLGLDMILFKNRLNLTVDAYTRNTTGQMLSITIPEYSGYLNTFTNAAGVRNSGVEINLSGVAVKAKNFEWRPSLNLSFNKNMVTALPNGNRDLYYTDGSGRTSVYIVGKPINMYYMYINDGVITSTNDLLVNPYTGAVGATKWGTLRLGYPKWRDTNGDYFLSDNAGQNDLTFYGDPNPKVTGGFTNFFRYKGFSVQILTTFTFGRTIVNNTLAKRLSNGLFYGNPEDFAKASISDISKYNYWRQPGDQTTFPAINPYMGLYAWRASQSLFVEPGWYVRIKNVSLSYAFDAKKISWLKAAKIDNLRLYSTIDNLHIFQSFSGVDAERVDGMGYDYGDGYPIPTKYTLGVQVGF, encoded by the coding sequence ATGAAGTGTACTCTACCTTTCATTAAGGTTTGCTGCGCATTATTAATACTTCAGGGTATTTATAGCAATGCAGATGGCAAACCTCTCTCGCTGGTATCTGGTAATTTTAAGCGGATCAACCAGCCTCCAAAAACCTTAGCTATAGTTATTCAGGGTGTTGTCAAAGATGCTCAGGGAATTCCTATTCCCGGCGTGACTATCTACGTCAAAGGAAGAAAAAATGCGATGACAAGCACAGATAGCAGCGGCTCTTTTAAAATCAGTGTAAATGAAAATGATATCATTATTTTCAGAATGATTGGTTTTGTTGACAAGGAAGTTCCGGTAAATGGGAAAACAAACATTTCAGTTATCTTAAAAGAAGATAAGAATGACCTGAATGAAGTAATTGTTACCGGATACGGCAGTATTAACCGTAAAAAGACTACAGCTGCAATAGCCAGTATTACAAGTAAGGATATAGAAAACCTACCTGCGGCAAGTGTTGATGTACTTTTACAAGGAAAACTGCCAGGCGTAAACGTACAGAATTTTAGCGGGCAACCGGGGGTGAAAACTTCACTGGTTGTAAGGGGAAATACAAAAATCCCGATGTCTTCGGCTAATTTTAATACAGATGATTTATATAGTAATCCATTATATGTAATAGATGGAATACCTATTGGTGATGATGAGATCAGAGCTTTTGATGCTACCGGAACCAACTTTCTGGCCAGTCTGAATCCCAATGATGTAGAGTCTATTGATGTATTGAAAGATGCATCAGCAGCGGCTTTATATGGATCCAGAGCAGCAAACGGTGTTATCCTGATTAAAACCAAAAGAGGTAAACTGGGGGTACCCAGAATAAGTTTTAATACTTACCATGGGTATACGCAAAAACCTAAGGAAGTGGCAACGTTAATCGGAGCTGCAGAGCGCAGACAGAAGATGGATCTGATTTATAATTACGGAACAGATCTGCAATTACGTAATCAGGTTCCGCAATTACTGACTGATAGTTTGAATCCCGCATTTAACAATAATAATGATTATCAGAATCTGTTTTATCAGTCTGGTGCGGTACAGAATTATGATATTTCTGTTTCAGGAGGGTCTGAGGCTGTCAATTATCGTATTGGTGCCGGTTTATATAATGAGAAAGGTGTAGTGATTAATACAGGGTACAAACGTTATTCTTTTAACAGTAACGTAGGGGTGAACATCAGTAAGAATCTGGAATTAATTACCAGTCTTCGTGCATCCAGTGGTAAACGTCTGGTAGGATCAGAGCAACCATCTTATAATAATTACAGAAACCTGTTCAAGATCAATCCTGTTTCTATGCCATCTTCTTTGTTACAGCTTTCAGGAGTAGACCGGGATGCAGCACTTAATCCATATTCTTATAAAAGAAATGATAACGTCAATAATGATCTGACTGGAAGTGGAGAACTGAGATTAACCTTTTTGAAAGACTTTAGAGTAAGCACACGTGCTGCCATAAGTTATTCTACTTCAAAACAGGATTATTCTTCTCCTTCTTTTTTACAGGATGACGGTTTGGCCTATTCAGAATCCATTTCTAATCTGAGACAGAAGTATATTCTGACCAATAACCTGGTATGGATAAAAACACTGGCTAAAAAACATAACATAACTGCAACTGCAGTTCAGGAGTTTGAGAGCAGAAGAAATGAGTCAACTGATTTATATGGAAGTGGAGTGCCAAATGATAATATCAAAATTGTAAACGGTATCCCTAATGGAAAACTGTTTGGTTCTACTGACTTATCTACTTATGCAAAACTTTCATATCTGGGGGCGATGCATTATGATTATGACGGAAAATATCTGATTGATGCTTCTTATCGTGCTGATGCTTCTTCCCGTTTTGGTAAGAACAATAAATGGGGTTATTTCCCTGCCGTATCAGTAGGATGGATGATTTCTAATGAAGAATTCATCAAGAAATTCAGTTGGGTTGACGAATTAAAACTGAGAGCAAGCTGGGGCCGTGCGGGTGATGAGAGCAGTATCGGAGATAACTCACGTTATAATGCCTATACCTATGATGCAGGTTATCAGGGTGCCACATCTACAAGTTATGGCGGAAAAACTGTTGTAATTCCTGATTACAGGGGGATTACAAATGATAATATTACCTGGCAGCGGTCTGATGAGCTGAATTTAGGACTTGACATGATCTTGTTCAAAAACAGATTGAATTTAACTGTTGATGCTTATACCAGAAACACTACCGGACAGATGTTAAGTATTACTATCCCGGAGTATTCAGGTTACCTGAACACATTTACCAATGCTGCAGGGGTTAGAAACTCAGGAGTTGAGATTAACCTGAGCGGAGTAGCTGTTAAAGCAAAGAATTTTGAATGGAGACCTTCACTTAATTTATCATTTAATAAAAATATGGTCACTGCACTGCCAAATGGGAACCGTGATTTGTATTATACAGATGGTAGTGGCAGAACTTCAGTTTATATTGTTGGCAAGCCTATCAATATGTACTATATGTATATCAATGATGGTGTAATTACTTCTACGAATGATCTTTTAGTTAATCCATATACTGGTGCGGTAGGCGCAACCAAATGGGGAACACTAAGATTAGGTTATCCAAAATGGCGTGATACCAACGGAGATTATTTTCTGTCTGACAATGCCGGACAGAACGATTTGACATTCTACGGAGATCCCAATCCTAAAGTAACCGGTGGTTTTACCAATTTCTTCAGGTATAAAGGCTTTTCAGTACAGATCTTAACCACTTTTACATTTGGTCGTACCATTGTGAACAACACACTGGCAAAAAGACTTTCTAATGGTTTGTTTTACGGAAATCCTGAAGATTTTGCCAAAGCTTCTATTTCTGATATCAGCAAGTATAATTACTGGCGTCAACCTGGCGATCAGACAACTTTCCCGGCTATAAATCCCTATATGGGCCTATATGCATGGCGTGCTTCGCAGAGTCTGTTTGTTGAACCAGGCTGGTATGTAAGGATTAAAAATGTCAGTCTTAGCTATGCTTTCGATGCCAAAAAAATAAGCTGGCTGAAAGCAGCGAAGATAGACAACCTGCGTTTGTACAGCACCATTGATAACCTGCATATTTTTCAGAGTTTTTCCGGAGTTGATGCAGAACGTGTAGATGGTATGGGGTATGATTACGGCGATGGATATCCAATACCTACGAAATATACATTAGGCGTACAGGTAGGATTTTAA